ATCAATTATTGAACAGTACGGAATTAGAACAATCGGCCCGAACTGCCTCGGTGTGATAAATCTTCACAACCATTTAAACGCATCATTCAGTAAAGAATTTTCAAACATGGGCAATATCGCATTTATATCACAAAGTGGAGCAATTATGACTGCACTGCTTGATATTGCAAATTATTATAACCTTGGATTTTCAAAAATCGTGAGTATGGGTAACAAAATCGATGTTCAGGAATACGAACTATTGAATTACCTTGAAAATGACCCCCACACAAAAGTTGTGGCGCTTTATATTGAAGGTTTGAAAGATGAAAAATTCATAAGTGCTGCTAAAAAAATTTCAAGGAAAAAACCTGTAATCGTTTTAAAAAGTGGAAAATCCGAAGAGGGTGCAAAAGCTGCTTCTTCACACACCGGAAGCCTTGCAGGAAACAGTGCAGTATACGATGCAGCTTTCAAAAAAAGCCGTGTATTTAATGTGGAAAGCTTTGAAGACCTCGTAAATTTATTAAAGATATTCTCAGTACAACCCCCAATGAAATCCAAAAAGCTTGCAGTTATTACAAATGCAGGAGGATTTGGTGTGTTAGCAGCAGATTCTGTTGAAAATTTCGGATTGGAACTTGCAGAATTTTCAGGAACTACAGTTTCAGAATTGAAAAAATATTTACCAGATACATCAGGTATTTCAAATCCACTGGATTTAATCGGGGATGCCGATGTTGAGAGATACAAACACGCATTTGAATTAGTTGAAAATGATCCAAACGTAGATGGTTTACTTGCAATATTAACGCCTCAAGGAATGACTGATGCACTCGGCGTTGCAAGAGAACTTGTGAAACTTAAAAACTACATGATATGTAAAAAAGATAAAATTCCAATTGTTGCGTCATTCGTTGGAGGAACTTCCGTGTTAGAAGCAAGAAGCTACTTACAAGAAAAAGGAATTCCATCATTTATCTGCCCAGAACTTGCAGTTAAAGCACTAGCTTGTTTATACAGGCAAAGCCACCTCATGGACAAATACGACAGTCCGGAATACTTAAATGAAATCAGAGCTGAAATCTCGGATGCTAAAACTAACAACCAAGAAAAAATTGATGAACTACTCGCAAATCCAAATGAAAGCAACTCAAAAGAATTTTTAAAATTGAATGGATTTGCAATACCTGAAAAATTCGTTGCAACGACTAAAGATGACGCTAAAAAATACGCTGAATCATTAGGAAAAGTAGTAATGAAAGTTGTTTCAGCAGACATTTTGCACAAATCAGATGCAGGTTGCGTAATAATCGATCCAAGCGATGCATCAGAAGCATTTGAAACCATTATGAAAAATGGGGAAAAATACTTGTTGGATAGAAAAATCGATGGAATAATCGATGGTGTTTTGATCGAACAGTTTGTCACCGGAAAAGAGATCATTATTGGTGCTAAAAGAGACCCAGTATTTGGACCTGTTGTTATGACTGGACTTGGTGGAATATTCGTAGAAGTTTTAAAAGATGTTTCTTTTGGAATTACCCCGATAACAAAAGAATACGCTGGAGAAATACTCGAATCCTTGAAGTCGTACAAAATCCTTGAAGGAGTTAGGGGCGAAAAAAGAAGCGATATCGAATTTTTAAAAGAATTGATCGTTAGAGTTGGCGTTTTAATGGAAACCTACGATGAAATAAGTGAAATTGATATCAACCCTGCATTTATAAAAGAAGAAGGCCAAGGCGGATTCGTTGGAGATGCATTGATTATAACAAAAAAATAGAAAAAATAGGATATGCTGTTTTTAATCCCTTCCAGGGTTCTTAAATTAACAGCAGCCACCTGCTCCTTTTACTGCCAGGTATTTTCCGCTGAAAACGGATTTTTTCACGATGATATATACTTCGTTTAATACCTGTCTAGCCATTTTGTCGATAAAGATTCTGAAATCTTCATCGTAAATTTTTTCATCCGTTTCGACGATTTTGCTTGCGATGTCGATCCCGAACTTAGGACCACCTCAACCAAAACCTTCGAAAAACACGATCAAGTCTTTTGAACCAGTTTCGTTTATTTTTTCGTTTATAAACTCCATTGCTTCTTCAGAAATTGTTACAGGGATCATTCTCTCACCTATCTGTACACGAATATATTAGATTTTCTAATATATTAACATATAGCGGAAGTGTGTTTCAGGTACGAAAAGATAGCTATATATAAAAATTCAGTGAAAAGTAGTTATTATAACCGTTAATTTTCAATTCATACTTATTAATTTAAATTTTGGAGGCAATTATATGCAACAAATGGTTCCGGCATCAGGATACGATAGGGCAATAACCATATTCAGCCCAGAAGGAAGACTTTACCAGGTTGAATATGCTAGAGAAGCAGTGAGACGAGGAACCACTGCAGTTGGCATTAAGTGTAAAGACGGAGTAGTTCTCGCAGTTGATAGGAGAATTACAAGCAAATTAATCGACGTTTCTTCAATTGAAAAAATATTCCAGATTGACGACCATATTGTAGCCGCTACATCAGGTTTAGTTGCTGATGCAAGAGTTTTGATCGATAGAGCAAGACTTGAAGCACAGATGAACAGGATTTCATACGGTGAAGCAATCACAGTTGAAGCACTTGCTAAAAAAATCTGTGACATCAAACAGGCATACACCCAACACGGTGGCGCAAGACCATTTGGTTTAGCACTTTTAATTACTGGAATCGACAGACACAGTGCAAGATTGTTTGAAACTGACCCAAGTGGTGCTTTAATAGAATACAAAGCAACAGCAATCGGTTCAGGAAGACCTATTGCAATGGAAGTTCTCGAATCAAAGTACGACGAAAATATGACTGTTAACGAAGGAATGGAATTGGCACTTTACGCATTAAGCAAAACTAC
Above is a genomic segment from Methanococcus maripaludis containing:
- a CDS encoding acetate--CoA ligase family protein, with amino-acid sequence MNTIDGIFNPKSVAVIGASEIEGKVGQSVMKNLLNFKQHGGKVYPINKKYNEVYGIKCYGSVLDIPETPDLVIISIPAEYAVDAMEECGRKGVKSAIIITAGFAETNNHVLEDRLKSIIEQYGIRTIGPNCLGVINLHNHLNASFSKEFSNMGNIAFISQSGAIMTALLDIANYYNLGFSKIVSMGNKIDVQEYELLNYLENDPHTKVVALYIEGLKDEKFISAAKKISRKKPVIVLKSGKSEEGAKAASSHTGSLAGNSAVYDAAFKKSRVFNVESFEDLVNLLKIFSVQPPMKSKKLAVITNAGGFGVLAADSVENFGLELAEFSGTTVSELKKYLPDTSGISNPLDLIGDADVERYKHAFELVENDPNVDGLLAILTPQGMTDALGVARELVKLKNYMICKKDKIPIVASFVGGTSVLEARSYLQEKGIPSFICPELAVKALACLYRQSHLMDKYDSPEYLNEIRAEISDAKTNNQEKIDELLANPNESNSKEFLKLNGFAIPEKFVATTKDDAKKYAESLGKVVMKVVSADILHKSDAGCVIIDPSDASEAFETIMKNGEKYLLDRKIDGIIDGVLIEQFVTGKEIIIGAKRDPVFGPVVMTGLGGIFVEVLKDVSFGITPITKEYAGEILESLKSYKILEGVRGEKRSDIEFLKELIVRVGVLMETYDEISEIDINPAFIKEEGQGGFVGDALIITKK
- a CDS encoding iron-sulfur cluster biosynthesis family protein → MIPVTISEEAMEFINEKINETGSKDLIVFFEGFGUGGPKFGIDIASKIVETDEKIYDEDFRIFIDKMARQVLNEVYIIVKKSVFSGKYLAVKGAGGCC
- the psmA gene encoding archaeal proteasome endopeptidase complex subunit alpha; the protein is MQQMVPASGYDRAITIFSPEGRLYQVEYAREAVRRGTTAVGIKCKDGVVLAVDRRITSKLIDVSSIEKIFQIDDHIVAATSGLVADARVLIDRARLEAQMNRISYGEAITVEALAKKICDIKQAYTQHGGARPFGLALLITGIDRHSARLFETDPSGALIEYKATAIGSGRPIAMEVLESKYDENMTVNEGMELALYALSKTTEELKPENIDMAIVKDSGKLVEKISVDEIEKIVKAVYKKVEAEEAEAEKNKGEEDIE